Proteins encoded within one genomic window of Brassica rapa cultivar Chiifu-401-42 chromosome A09, CAAS_Brap_v3.01, whole genome shotgun sequence:
- the LOC103843748 gene encoding MATH domain and coiled-coil domain-containing protein At2g42465 isoform X1 → MLGSIVVGWSLVITILVKIMSESKTSSKMGTELDKALSLEIDNFSERTNVMKSVIFSSGGCNWFLCVCAGDHLSMYLQDVNTHRLRSGWKRRVSFCFVLLNQSGKELFRSPDEGRRRLFCAETPSWGVRRTLPLTKLQEKGFLEKNKLTIEVYMKVFEVVHQGKSTENDVLDYNGFNIIASQAGPVRDIFVQHPDFAIDVIPKNQGVRTSYMNLLLGLVEALRKSPQSFSVTELSNAESELAELKEAGFKLDWLDSRLEEISLERKKLVSDGPWVKKLEEQIKSVELTLSDLKVELEKERIKSIIAGPVGYIFVTHPDFALDVIPMNQGMKTAYMNLISNLAKALRKCPRIVTELKEAGFKFDWLKSRREEISLENKKVLSGGPSVKQLEEQVTNVELNLSDLKVELDKDMIKSIISSQTGPVRDIFVQQPDCEVDFILKNQGMKTEYMNLLLGLVGMLRKSPQSLSVTELNNAQSELTVLKEAGFNLDWLNSRLQEVSLERNKTMSDGSRVQQLEGRMKNVELTLSDLKDELDTERIKSAAKVSSSFGLLDFFIKRFFLSCFSFSKY, encoded by the exons ATGTTAGGTTCTATTGTGGTTGGATGGAGTTTGGTGATAACAATATTGGTCAAGATTATGTCG GAATCAAAAACAAGCTCTAAAATGGGGACGGAATTGGACAAGGCCTTAAGTTTGGAGATAGACAACTTCTCCGAAAGGACAAATGTGATGAAGTCGGTTATCTTCTCAAGCGGCGGCTGCAACTG GTTTCTTTGCGTTTGTGCTGGTGATCACTTGTCTATGTACCTGCAAGATGTGAATACTCATAGATTGAGATCTGGATGGAAAAGGAGAGTTAGTTTTTGCTTCGTTTTGTTGAACCAATCCGGCAAAGAGCTTTTTAGATCACCTG ACGAAGGCAGACGCAGGTTGTTCTGCGCTGAGACCCCAAGCTGGGGTGTACGTAGGACGTTGCCTTTGACGAAGCTCCAAGAAAAAGGGTTTCTGGAGAAAAACAAACTAACCATTGAAGTCTACATGAAAGTTTTCGAGGTTGTTCATCAAGGAAAATCAACTGAGAATGATGTTTTAGATTACAATGGCTTCAATATTATTGCTTCTCAA GCTGGTCCAGTAAGAGATATCTTTGTTCAGCACCCAGACTTTGCGATAGATGTCATACCAAAGAACCAAGGGGTGAGAACATCATACATGAATCTCCTCCTCGGCCTCGTGGAGGCACTGAGAAAATCTCCACAGAGCTTTTCTGTGACTGAACTAAGCAACGCTGAGAGTGAGTTGGCTGAGCTCAAGGAAGCGGGCTTCAAGCTGGACTGGTTGGATTCAAGGCTTGAGGAGATATCCTTGGAGAGGAAGAAATTAGTCTCTGATGGGCCTTGGGTCAAAAAACTCGAGGAACAGATCAAGAGTGTGGAACTGACTTTGTCAGATCTCAAAGTCGAACTTGAGAAGGAGAGGATCAAATCTATCATA GCTGGTCCAGTGGGATATATCTTTGTAACGCACCCAGACTTTGCATTAGATGTCATACCGATGAACCAAGGGATGAAAACAGCATACATGAATCTCATCAGCAATCTTGCGAAGGCGCTGAGAAAGTGTCCACGAATAGTCACTGAGCTGAAGGAAGCAGGCTTCAAGTTCGACTGGTTGAAGTCAAGGCGTGAGGAGATTTCTTTGGAGAATAAGAAAGTACTCTCTGGTGGGCCTAGTGTCAAACAACTCGAGGAACAGGTCACGAATGTGGAACTGAATTTGTCGGATCTCAAAGTTGAACTGGACAAGGATATGATCAAATCTATCATTTCTTCTCAA ACTGGTCCAGTAAGAGATATCTTTGTACAACAGCCAGACTGTGAAGTAGATTTCATACTGAAGAACCAAGGTATGAAAACAGAATACATGAATCTCCTCCTCGGCCTCGTGGGGATGCTGAGAAAATCTCCACAGAGCTTGTCTGTGACTGAACTGAACAATGCTCAAAGCGAGTTGACTGTGCTGAAGGAAGCAGGCTTTAATCTTGACTGGTTGAATTCAAGGCTTCAGGAGGTTTCCTTGGAGAGGAATAAAACAATGTCTGATGGGTCTCGGGTCCAACAACTCGAGGGAAGGATGAAAAATGTGGAACTAACTTTGTCGGATCTGAAAGATGAACTGGACACGGAGAGGATCAAATCTGCTGCCAAAGTTTCTTCTTCGTTTggtttattagatttttttataaagagaTTCTTTCTCTCCTGTTTCTCTTTCTCAAAATACTAA
- the LOC103843748 gene encoding MATH domain and coiled-coil domain-containing protein At2g42460 isoform X2, which yields MSESKTSSKMGTELDKALSLEIDNFSERTNVMKSVIFSSGGCNWFLCVCAGDHLSMYLQDVNTHRLRSGWKRRVSFCFVLLNQSGKELFRSPDEGRRRLFCAETPSWGVRRTLPLTKLQEKGFLEKNKLTIEVYMKVFEVVHQGKSTENDVLDYNGFNIIASQAGPVRDIFVQHPDFAIDVIPKNQGVRTSYMNLLLGLVEALRKSPQSFSVTELSNAESELAELKEAGFKLDWLDSRLEEISLERKKLVSDGPWVKKLEEQIKSVELTLSDLKVELEKERIKSIIAGPVGYIFVTHPDFALDVIPMNQGMKTAYMNLISNLAKALRKCPRIVTELKEAGFKFDWLKSRREEISLENKKVLSGGPSVKQLEEQVTNVELNLSDLKVELDKDMIKSIISSQTGPVRDIFVQQPDCEVDFILKNQGMKTEYMNLLLGLVGMLRKSPQSLSVTELNNAQSELTVLKEAGFNLDWLNSRLQEVSLERNKTMSDGSRVQQLEGRMKNVELTLSDLKDELDTERIKSAAKVSSSFGLLDFFIKRFFLSCFSFSKY from the exons ATGTCG GAATCAAAAACAAGCTCTAAAATGGGGACGGAATTGGACAAGGCCTTAAGTTTGGAGATAGACAACTTCTCCGAAAGGACAAATGTGATGAAGTCGGTTATCTTCTCAAGCGGCGGCTGCAACTG GTTTCTTTGCGTTTGTGCTGGTGATCACTTGTCTATGTACCTGCAAGATGTGAATACTCATAGATTGAGATCTGGATGGAAAAGGAGAGTTAGTTTTTGCTTCGTTTTGTTGAACCAATCCGGCAAAGAGCTTTTTAGATCACCTG ACGAAGGCAGACGCAGGTTGTTCTGCGCTGAGACCCCAAGCTGGGGTGTACGTAGGACGTTGCCTTTGACGAAGCTCCAAGAAAAAGGGTTTCTGGAGAAAAACAAACTAACCATTGAAGTCTACATGAAAGTTTTCGAGGTTGTTCATCAAGGAAAATCAACTGAGAATGATGTTTTAGATTACAATGGCTTCAATATTATTGCTTCTCAA GCTGGTCCAGTAAGAGATATCTTTGTTCAGCACCCAGACTTTGCGATAGATGTCATACCAAAGAACCAAGGGGTGAGAACATCATACATGAATCTCCTCCTCGGCCTCGTGGAGGCACTGAGAAAATCTCCACAGAGCTTTTCTGTGACTGAACTAAGCAACGCTGAGAGTGAGTTGGCTGAGCTCAAGGAAGCGGGCTTCAAGCTGGACTGGTTGGATTCAAGGCTTGAGGAGATATCCTTGGAGAGGAAGAAATTAGTCTCTGATGGGCCTTGGGTCAAAAAACTCGAGGAACAGATCAAGAGTGTGGAACTGACTTTGTCAGATCTCAAAGTCGAACTTGAGAAGGAGAGGATCAAATCTATCATA GCTGGTCCAGTGGGATATATCTTTGTAACGCACCCAGACTTTGCATTAGATGTCATACCGATGAACCAAGGGATGAAAACAGCATACATGAATCTCATCAGCAATCTTGCGAAGGCGCTGAGAAAGTGTCCACGAATAGTCACTGAGCTGAAGGAAGCAGGCTTCAAGTTCGACTGGTTGAAGTCAAGGCGTGAGGAGATTTCTTTGGAGAATAAGAAAGTACTCTCTGGTGGGCCTAGTGTCAAACAACTCGAGGAACAGGTCACGAATGTGGAACTGAATTTGTCGGATCTCAAAGTTGAACTGGACAAGGATATGATCAAATCTATCATTTCTTCTCAA ACTGGTCCAGTAAGAGATATCTTTGTACAACAGCCAGACTGTGAAGTAGATTTCATACTGAAGAACCAAGGTATGAAAACAGAATACATGAATCTCCTCCTCGGCCTCGTGGGGATGCTGAGAAAATCTCCACAGAGCTTGTCTGTGACTGAACTGAACAATGCTCAAAGCGAGTTGACTGTGCTGAAGGAAGCAGGCTTTAATCTTGACTGGTTGAATTCAAGGCTTCAGGAGGTTTCCTTGGAGAGGAATAAAACAATGTCTGATGGGTCTCGGGTCCAACAACTCGAGGGAAGGATGAAAAATGTGGAACTAACTTTGTCGGATCTGAAAGATGAACTGGACACGGAGAGGATCAAATCTGCTGCCAAAGTTTCTTCTTCGTTTggtttattagatttttttataaagagaTTCTTTCTCTCCTGTTTCTCTTTCTCAAAATACTAA
- the LOC103843748 gene encoding MATH domain and coiled-coil domain-containing protein At2g42460 isoform X3 encodes MGTELDKALSLEIDNFSERTNVMKSVIFSSGGCNWFLCVCAGDHLSMYLQDVNTHRLRSGWKRRVSFCFVLLNQSGKELFRSPDEGRRRLFCAETPSWGVRRTLPLTKLQEKGFLEKNKLTIEVYMKVFEVVHQGKSTENDVLDYNGFNIIASQAGPVRDIFVQHPDFAIDVIPKNQGVRTSYMNLLLGLVEALRKSPQSFSVTELSNAESELAELKEAGFKLDWLDSRLEEISLERKKLVSDGPWVKKLEEQIKSVELTLSDLKVELEKERIKSIIAGPVGYIFVTHPDFALDVIPMNQGMKTAYMNLISNLAKALRKCPRIVTELKEAGFKFDWLKSRREEISLENKKVLSGGPSVKQLEEQVTNVELNLSDLKVELDKDMIKSIISSQTGPVRDIFVQQPDCEVDFILKNQGMKTEYMNLLLGLVGMLRKSPQSLSVTELNNAQSELTVLKEAGFNLDWLNSRLQEVSLERNKTMSDGSRVQQLEGRMKNVELTLSDLKDELDTERIKSAAKVSSSFGLLDFFIKRFFLSCFSFSKY; translated from the exons ATGGGGACGGAATTGGACAAGGCCTTAAGTTTGGAGATAGACAACTTCTCCGAAAGGACAAATGTGATGAAGTCGGTTATCTTCTCAAGCGGCGGCTGCAACTG GTTTCTTTGCGTTTGTGCTGGTGATCACTTGTCTATGTACCTGCAAGATGTGAATACTCATAGATTGAGATCTGGATGGAAAAGGAGAGTTAGTTTTTGCTTCGTTTTGTTGAACCAATCCGGCAAAGAGCTTTTTAGATCACCTG ACGAAGGCAGACGCAGGTTGTTCTGCGCTGAGACCCCAAGCTGGGGTGTACGTAGGACGTTGCCTTTGACGAAGCTCCAAGAAAAAGGGTTTCTGGAGAAAAACAAACTAACCATTGAAGTCTACATGAAAGTTTTCGAGGTTGTTCATCAAGGAAAATCAACTGAGAATGATGTTTTAGATTACAATGGCTTCAATATTATTGCTTCTCAA GCTGGTCCAGTAAGAGATATCTTTGTTCAGCACCCAGACTTTGCGATAGATGTCATACCAAAGAACCAAGGGGTGAGAACATCATACATGAATCTCCTCCTCGGCCTCGTGGAGGCACTGAGAAAATCTCCACAGAGCTTTTCTGTGACTGAACTAAGCAACGCTGAGAGTGAGTTGGCTGAGCTCAAGGAAGCGGGCTTCAAGCTGGACTGGTTGGATTCAAGGCTTGAGGAGATATCCTTGGAGAGGAAGAAATTAGTCTCTGATGGGCCTTGGGTCAAAAAACTCGAGGAACAGATCAAGAGTGTGGAACTGACTTTGTCAGATCTCAAAGTCGAACTTGAGAAGGAGAGGATCAAATCTATCATA GCTGGTCCAGTGGGATATATCTTTGTAACGCACCCAGACTTTGCATTAGATGTCATACCGATGAACCAAGGGATGAAAACAGCATACATGAATCTCATCAGCAATCTTGCGAAGGCGCTGAGAAAGTGTCCACGAATAGTCACTGAGCTGAAGGAAGCAGGCTTCAAGTTCGACTGGTTGAAGTCAAGGCGTGAGGAGATTTCTTTGGAGAATAAGAAAGTACTCTCTGGTGGGCCTAGTGTCAAACAACTCGAGGAACAGGTCACGAATGTGGAACTGAATTTGTCGGATCTCAAAGTTGAACTGGACAAGGATATGATCAAATCTATCATTTCTTCTCAA ACTGGTCCAGTAAGAGATATCTTTGTACAACAGCCAGACTGTGAAGTAGATTTCATACTGAAGAACCAAGGTATGAAAACAGAATACATGAATCTCCTCCTCGGCCTCGTGGGGATGCTGAGAAAATCTCCACAGAGCTTGTCTGTGACTGAACTGAACAATGCTCAAAGCGAGTTGACTGTGCTGAAGGAAGCAGGCTTTAATCTTGACTGGTTGAATTCAAGGCTTCAGGAGGTTTCCTTGGAGAGGAATAAAACAATGTCTGATGGGTCTCGGGTCCAACAACTCGAGGGAAGGATGAAAAATGTGGAACTAACTTTGTCGGATCTGAAAGATGAACTGGACACGGAGAGGATCAAATCTGCTGCCAAAGTTTCTTCTTCGTTTggtttattagatttttttataaagagaTTCTTTCTCTCCTGTTTCTCTTTCTCAAAATACTAA
- the LOC108869854 gene encoding uncharacterized PE-PGRS family protein PE_PGRS54-like: protein MVDPTETEIVEVDNVYEDTILGEIQTAGGNAVTGAGENAVTGAGGNAVTGADGNAVTGAGENAVTDAGENAVTGAGGNAVTGAGGNAVTGADENAVTGTGENAVTDAGENAVTGAGGNAVTGAGENAVTDAGENAVTGAGGNAVTGAGGNAVTGAGGNAVTGAGGNAVTGAQGIFRTFFTWFVGLFPSDALPNDSEQEALLSSLVDGEPTLPVVAGGGNGDVAGGRNGGGAGGGNGVGAPGGGWFCRIWGSLHREGPNDIEAGSTAPKDTALVAPRGGWFRRIWGSPHREGPNDTEAGSTALDDTALVAPRGGWFRRILGFRRHREGPNDIEAGPAAPEVVAPVRVVKDLWLEFVGEANGFIKWVITSCFLFVPVNYLLKGSNDVTSTLSTLQLQLPTIFLPTVFSYVTCILVSKLFQSTKIKTVFQGFGIIMGVVACVEAFYFVGHEAHISAIIVMVVIIVATVIAKCCDG, encoded by the exons aTGGTGGATCCTACTGAAACAGAAATCGTTGAGGTCGACAACGTCTACGAAGATACTATTCTCGGTGAGATCCAAAC CGCTGGCGGGAATGCTGTCACCGGCGCTGGCGAGAATGCTGTCACCGGCGCTGGCGGGAATGCTGTCACCGGCGCTGACGGGAATGCTGTCACCGGCGCTGGCGAGAATGCTGTCACCGACGCTGGCGAGAATGCTGTCACCGGCGCTGGCGGGAATGCTGTCACCGGCGCTGGCGGGAATGCTGTCACCGGCGCTGACGAGAATGCTGTCACCGGCACTGGCGAGAATGCTGTCACCGACGCTGGCGAGAATGCTGTCACCGGCGCTGGCGGGAATGCTGTCACCGGCGCTGGCGAGAATGCTGTCACCGACGCTGGCGAGAATGCTGTCACCGGCGCTGGCGGGAATGCTGTCACCGGCGCTGGCGGGAATGCTGTCACCGGCGCTGGCGGGAATGCTGTCACCGGCGCTGGCGGGAATGCTGTTACCGGCGCTCAGGGCATTTTCAGGACGTTCTTTACCTGGTTCGTGGGGCTTTTCCCCAGTGATGCGCTCCCCAACGACTCCGAACAAGAAGCTCTCCTCAGCAGCTTGGTCGATGGTGAACCAACTCTTCCTGTTGTTGCCGGCGGTGGAAACGGCGATGTTGCTGGCGGTAGAAACGGAGGCGGTGCTGGCGGTGGAAACGGCGTTGGTGCTCCCGGCGGTGGATGGTTTTGCCGAATCTGGGGATCCCTTCACCGTGAAGGTCCAAACGACATTGAGGCCGGCTCTACTGCTCCTAAAGATACCGCTCTTGTTGCTCCCCGCGGTGGGTGGTTTCGCCGGATCTGGGGATCCCCTCACCGTGAGGGTCCAAACGACACCGAGGCCGGCTCTACTGCTCTTGACGATACCGCTCTTGTTGCTCCCCGTGGTGGGTGGTTTCGCCGGATCTTGGGATTCCGTCGTCACCGTGAAGGTCCAAACGACATCGAGGCTGGCCCTGCTGCTCCTGAGGTTGTCGCTCCTGTTAGAGTTGTGAAAGACTTGTGGCTGGAATTTGTAGGGGAGGCGAATGGTTTTATTAAATGGGTGATTACATCGTGCTTCCTCTTCGTGCCGGTGAATTATCTACTAAAAGGAAGCAATGATGTTACTTCTACTCTCTCAACATTGCAGTTGCAGCTACCAACAATTTTCCTCCCCACGGTGTTCTCCTACGTCACATGCATATTGGTATCTAAGTTGTTCCAGTCAACAAAGATAAAGACTGTGTTTCAAGGATTTGGGATTATTATGGGAGTGGTAGCTTGCGTGGAGGCTTTCTACTTTGTAGGTCATGAAGCTCACATAAGCGCTATAATTGTTATGGTCGTGATTATCGTTGCTACTGTAATCGCAAAGTGTTGCGATGGATGA